From the genome of Pseudomonas sp. WJP1:
TGGTTCGCCCTGGCGTTGGTTTGCTGCCGTCCACGGCCGGTGGCCAGACCCGTTCGACTTACGGCAGTGCCGAATTGACGGCGCCGAGCGCACCGGCACCGGAACCAGAGATCCCGGAGATCCCGGAGATCCCGGACCTGCCTGAACTGACCCTGTCCACCGCCGAGCCAGAACTGGAGTTGGAGTCGGTGCACACCGAGCCTGCCTATTCGCCTCCTCCCGCACCGGTTAAAAAAAGCAACAAAGGCCTGATTGGCCTGTTGATTGTGGTGTTGCTGCTGGCGGCGGGCGGCGGATTCTGGTTCTACAAACGCACCCCGGCCCCTGCGGTTGCCACCACTCCCGCCGCCCCCGTCGCACCTGCCGGCGCCGACGCTCAAGCCTGCACCCTCGACAGCATGAACAGCCTGCCCGAGTTGACCTTCGTCCAGACCTGCATCAAGGCGGCGCCCGACAGTGCCAAATTGCTGGAGATCATCAACCAGGCCAAAGCCAGCAAGCACTGCGGCGTCGCCCAGCGTCTGTACGCCAACCGTGCCCAGGCCGGTGACGCGCTGATCGCCAACGCCTATGCCCGTGAATACGACCCTAAATACCTGAAGGCTAGCGAGTGCTTCCCGACTGCGGACAACGCCACCGCCGCCTACTGGTACGAAACCATCCTGACCCAGGACCCGAACAACGCCGAAGCCAAGCAGCGCTTCGAGGAGTTGCAGAAGTGATGCGTTCGCCCCTGAGTCGATTCCTGCTGAGCGGTGCCGCCTTGCTCGCGCTATGCATCAGCCCGCTGTCCCAGGCCGATGACAAACCGCTGATCCAGGCCGGTAAAAAGACCCTGTTCCAACGCGTACTGACCACGCCGGGCTGCAAAGTCAGCCCGACGGCGGGCGGTGCACCAGGCGACGCACCACCCGTCTTCAGCCGCTTTTATGTATACGAGCGCGCCCAGGCGAACAATGCCGAGTGGCTGAAAGTCGGCCCCGACAGCTACGGCAAAACCATTGGCTGGCTGCCTGCCAGCTGCACCACCGACTGGAAGATGCAGCTGACACTGGCCTTCACCAACCCGGCCAACCGCGACCGGCTGCTGTTCTTCAAGGACCGCGCCACCGTCGAAGGCATTCTTGATGCACCGGATCCGGTCAGCAAAGTTGCGCCGCTGCGGGCCACGCTGAAAAAGGGCCAGCAAGCACCGGGCGTACTGGCTGAAGAACCGGAATACTTCGTCGACCTGCAAAAGCAGTTTTACCTGCTGCCGGTGCTCAGTGGCGAAGAAATCATGACCGAAAGCGGTTTCCGCACGCGCCTGCTCAACGTCGCCTCCGTCAGCAAGCCGGATGACAAGAGCGCCAAGGGCGGCGCGGCAGGCATCGCTGCCGGCAGCAAGGAAGCCGAAGATAAAAAAGCCAACCAGCTGAAGGAATTCAGTGCGGCGGTGGTATTTGTCATCGACTCGACGATCTCGATGGACCCTTACATCGACCGCACCCGCGAGGCGATCCGCAAGGTTTACCAGAAGATCGAGGCGCAGAACCTCGGCAAGCAGGTCAAGTTCGGCCTGGTGGCTTTCCGCTCCAACACCCAGGCGGTGCCGGGGCTGGAATACACCACCAAGATGTACGCCGACCCTACCAAGGTGAAAGACAGCGCCGACTTTTTCGCCAAGATTGCAGACCTCAAACAGGCCACCGTGTCGAGCAGCAGCTTCGATGAAGACTCGTTTGCCGGCGTCATGGAGAGCATCGACAAGGTCGACTGGAACCAGTTCGGCGCACGCTACGTGGTGCTGATCACCGATGCGGGCGCCATCGAAGGCGACGACAAGCTGTCGAAGACCGGCTTGAGCGCTGCACAGGTGCGTATCGAAGCCGCCAACCCGGGTGTGGCGATTTACACCCTGCACCTGAAAACCCCGGCCGGCGCCAAGGACCATGCCAAGGCCGAGGCGCAATACAAGGACCTGTCGACCTACCCGGGCACCAACACTTCGCTGTACTACCCGGTGAACGCTGGCGATGTACAGGAATTCGGGCGCAAGGTCGACGCACTGGCCGCAGCGATCACTACACAAGTGAAAGCCGCCTACATGGGCGAAGACGCCATCGGCAGCGCGGCGAACGCCAAGCAGGACCCGGCCGATAAAAAAATGCTCGAAGACGCGGCGCTGATCGGCCACGCCATGCAACTGGCCTATCTCGGCGAGAAGACCAACAGCAAAGCCCCACCAGTGTTCAAGGCATGGATCACCGACCGCGACCTGATCAAGCAGAACATCCCGACCACCGATGTGCGGGTGCTGCTGACCAAGTCACAGCTCAGCGACTTGAGCGATGTGATGAAGCAGATTCTCGATGCCGCCAACGAAGGCCTGATTTCGCCGACGGACATGTTCAATCGCCTGCGCTCGGTGGCGGCGACCATGGGCGCCGATCCCAATCAGCTCAAGCAGAACAGCAATGCCAAGCTGGCGGACATGGGCGTCCTCGGTGAATACCTCGAAGACCTGCCTTATCAGAGTGAGGTGCTGAACCTGGATGAAGATACCTGGAAGAGCTGGGATGGCCTGGCACAGGAAAAATTCATCCGCACGCTGAACACCAAACTGCGGCATTACCAGCGCTACAACGCCGATGTCGACCGTTGGGTCGCTTTAGCCAAAGACAGCGATGCGCGGGACAACGTCTATCCCGTACCGCTGGAAATGATGCCTTAACGAGACGCCGATGCTCGATATCAAGAACCTGCTGGTGCGCCGTGGTGAAGGCGCACAGGCTCATCATGTGCGACTGCCGCACTTGCAGGTCCGCGCCGGGGAAATCCTCGCCATCACCGGTGAGAGCGGCAGCGGTAAAAGCACGTTGCTCGAAGCCATCGGCCTGTTGCTCGCGCCGGTGGAACTCGAGCGCTTTCGGCTGGGTCCTACGCACGCCCAGGATATCGCCCAACTGCTGGCCACTGACGACCAGCCTGCTCTTGCCGCGGTGCGTTCACGGCATTTGGGATTCATTTTGCAGAGCGGCGGGTTGCTGCCGTTCCTGAGCGTGCGCGACAACATCAGCCTGCCGCGCCGTTTGCTCGGGATGCCGACCAAGAGTGATCACATCGACCACGCCGTTGACGTGTTGCGCCTGCAAGGGTTGCTGGATAAACAACCTCAGGCCTTGTCGATCGGCGAACGCCAGCGCGTTGCCTGTGTTCGGGCAATTGCCCATGAGCCGCTGCTGCTGTTGGCCGACGAGCCGACCGCCGCGCTCGACCCTCACGGTGCCCGGCGTTTGTTCGAGTTGCTCCTGAGCCTGGTGTCGAGCATGGGCCTGAGTGCGCTCGTTGTGTCCCATGACTGGGCCTTGCTGAAGGATTTCGGCTTGCCGCGACTCGGCGCTATCAGCCATCAAGGGGAGACGCTGTTTGAACCGATGGACTGATCGCTTGCACCTGCTGGGCTCACTGGCACTGCAAGACCTGTGGCACGACCGCAAGGTCTCGCTGTGTATCGCCGCCTCCCTGGTGGCGGTGATCGCGCCGCTGTTGTTGCTGTTCGGGCTCAAGCACGGGGTGGTCAGCCAGCTGCAGGACGAGCTGCTGCGCGACCCGCGTAACCTTGAAGTGAAGATGCTCAGCAACGGCAACTACGACACGGCCTGGATCGAGCGTTTGCGCCAGCGCCCCGAGACCGGTTTTGCCCTCGGCCAGACCCGCTCGCTCAATACCCAGGCTGACCTGCTGATCGGCATGCAACGGTTTGTCGAAGGTGCGGAAATCATCGCCACCGAGCCCGGCGACCCACAACTGAACCTGGCGTCACTCACCCCCGTCGGCAATCAAGTGATCCTCAGCGCCAGCGCAGCGCAACGCCTGCAAGCCAAGGCCGGTGACAGCGTGCAGCTGCGGGCCTTGCGCCGCCTGGAGGGTGTCAATGAACGGGGCGAGATGACGCTGACGGTACTGGCCGTGCTCGACGGTGCCCGCTTTGGTCGCGCTGCCGGGTTTGTCGCCCCGCCGCTGCTGCTGGCTCTGGAGCGCTTTCGCGACGGTTATCAGATCAATGAGTTCGGCGTTACCACCGGCAAGCCTCAGGATAATCTGCAACCGCTGTATGCCCGCGCCCGCGTGTATGCGCGTGACATCGATCAAGTCGCGCCGCTGGAACACTGGCTCAACGAACAACACATCGAAACGTCGAGCCGACTGGCCGACATCGACAACGTCAAAGCCATCAATCATGTGCTGGGGTTGATCTTCGGTGTGATCGCCATCGCGGCACTGATCGGCTGCGTGGCGTCCATGGTTGGCGCGTTCCTGGCCAACATCGATCGTAAACGCAAAAGCCTGGCAGTCCTGCGCCTGCTGGGTTTCAAACGCGGGTCCGTCGGCGGTTTCGTGGTCCTGCAAGCGCTGGTGCTGAGTCTGGCCGGCTACGTGGGCGGCCTGGGGTCTTATGCCGTGGGCAGTCATTTGTTCGACTACCTGCTCGGCGGCAGCCAGGCCACCGGCACCTTCGTTTGCCATATCACCGTCTGGCATGGCGTCGCCGCCCTGCTCCTGACCTTCCTGGTCGCTGCATTGGTGGCCATGATCGGCGCCCTGCGAGCCATCAACATCCAACCTGCGGAGAGTCTGCGTGAGCTATAAACGTTTCGGCTTGCTGTTACCCCTGAGCCTCGGCTACTTGCTCGACGCCTCGGCGGCGGGCTGGGAAGAGAAGTATTACAACCCGATGCCCGAGGCTGGCGACGTCGTACTGCCGATGCCCTGCGACGGTTCGATGGTGTTTCGCAAGGTGTTCATTCCGGTCGCAGGTCCCTTGGATGACTACCCGATCAACATCGGTCAGGACGGCGCGGAATACGGCTATGTCGAGCAGACCCGTCCAACCTTTATCGCCGGCAGTTTTACCGGGGCCAAGAACGACAAGTCCCGCTACTACCTGATGGCCAAGTACGAGATGAGTCAGTTGCAATACGCCGCGCTGACCGAAGCGACCTGCCCCACCGCCGCCACCAAGCTGCGCTTGCCGCAAACGGCGGTGAGCTGGGTGCAAGCCATCGACGCCGCCGACAAGTACAACCTGTGGCTGCGCAAAAACGCCGCCGGCAAGCTGCCAAAGGAAGACGGCGCCTTGGGTTTCCTGCGCCTGCCGACCGAGGTCGAGTGGGAGTTCGCCGCGCGCGGCGGGCTGGAAGTCGGCGCGGCTGAATTCCGCGACACGCACTACCCGATGCCAGAAGGCATCAACGCCTACGAGTGGTTCGCCGGGGCGCAATCGTCCAACGGCAAAGTGCAATTGACCGGTCTGCAAAAGCCCAACCCGCTAGGCCTGCATGACATGCTCGGTAACGTCGACGAAATGATGTTCGAGCCGTTTCGCCTGAACAAACTCGACCGCCAGCACGGTCAGGCCGGTGGCTATGTCGTCCGTGGCGGAAACTACCTGACTGCGCAGGCCGACCTGCATACTGCATTACGTAAGGAAGAACCGTATTACAATGCCGAAGGCCAGGTGAAAAACAAGACCACCGGCCTGCGACTGGTGCTGGTCTCCCCGACCCTCACCTCTCGCGAGCGAGTCGCCAGCATCGAAAGCAGCTGGAAGAAACTCGGCACCGGCAGCCAGGAACCCGAATCCGCCGACAAAGGCACCGTGCAATCGCTGAACAGCCTCGCCTCGGGCGTCGAAGACAAAGCGCTCAAGGAAAAGCTCCAAGCCCTCGAGAACCAGCTGCGCGCCAGTAACCAGCAGCAGGAAGAAACCCGCGACCAGGCGATCCGCGCCAGCCTCAACCTGGGTGCGTTCCTGTGCACCAAGATGCTCGACGACGGCCAGTACGTGGACTTCCTGCAAAAGAACTACAAGCTCAATTGCGAAGGCACGGACAAAGACGCCAGTTGCGACATGCGTAAAGGCAAGCTCGAGGAGCAAAAGGATCGCCTGCACAAACTCAGCCGTTACTACGCCAGCAGCCTGGTGGAGTCGGCTACCTTGTACGGCCAGCCACTGCTTGAAACACAAGTCCCGGTGATGGAAGAAATCATCACCCGCAACAAGCAGCTGCAAGACTTGAAACCTTATTTGCGCACGCACTGGGCCAATCAGAAAGCGTTCCTGCAAAAGCAGAAAATCGACACTGCAGCCTGGCTGAACAGCTGCAAAACCGTTACTCAATAACAACGCGTCAACACCGTTACGTAGGAGTTTCACCATGTCGCGCAGCCTTTGGACTCGCTTCAAACTACAGATCGCTTTCGTAGTCGCCAGCAGCCTGCTAATGACCGGTTGCGCCAACACTGGCAGTTCCATGCTCGGCGATGGCGAAGGTGAAGGTCCCGACCCGCGCCTGACCCAGGGCAATGACGCAGAGTTCTTCAGCAAGTCCGGATACCAGGCCTGCGCCGTCGGCGCTGGTGTCGGCATCCTTGCTTGCGCGCTGTCCAACAGCAACAACAAAACCGTGTGCGTCATCGCCGCCGGTATTACCGCGTGTGGCGTGGCCATGGGCGCGAACTATTACCTGGATCAACGTCGCGCCCAATATGCCGACACCACCACCCGCCTGGCGAAGATGAACAGCGACGTCGAACAAGACACGCAGAACGTGATCGCCCGGACAGCGACCGCCCAGCAAGTGATCAACGATGACCGTGCGCAAATTGCCCAGATCAAAAAGGACATCGCCAACAAGAAAGTCGACAAGAACAGGGCCCAGGCGCAAATCGCCGGAATCGATTCGGACATCGCGCGCCTGCGTAAAGACCTTGCCAACATGCGTACCAAAGTCACCGAGTACAGAAAAGTGGCAGACGCCGAGCGTTCACAAGGCTCCAGCGCCGAGATCCGGCAAGTGGAGATGAACATTCAGAGAATGAACCAGAAAGTCGTCAGCCTGCAGAAGGAAGTCGACGCTCTGTACAGCCAACGCTCCGCAATTACCCTGGGTTAAGCACATGACGCTACGACAACTGATGGTTATCACTGCCGTCCTGGCCCTGAGCGGATGCGCGAGCCAACCCGGCGAATGCGATGCAACCAATCGCGACAGCAGCATGCTGACCAAGATGAACTGCGACTATTCCGGTGGTTACAGCGACCAGGTCAAGCAGAAGGAACTGACCCTGAGCGAGTCCCGAAAGCAAAACGCAATGTTCCGTCAGGTGTACGAGAACATTCAGGCCCAGCAGCTCAGCACCAAGGCCGATCTGGCCAGCCAGCAGAAATCCCAGGCGGCGCTGAATCAGTCGCTGACGCAACTGCTGAACTCGCTCAAGGCCCGGCGCGGCAATGAAGCCCAGGTGCAGAAGCAGATTGCCGACCTCGAGAAGCAGCTCAAGGCTACGCAAGTAGCGCCAACGGCCAAACCAACGCCAGCGGCGCTGGCGGCCAAGCAGCAAGAGCTGAAAACGTTGCAGAAGAAGGTCAATCAGCTGCAATTCAGCCTCGGTTACGAAGAGTAACTTTCCACCCCGCAGGGCATCCCGACGGATGCCTGCTTTTTTCAGGAATCATCGTCATGCAGCGGGTCATCAGGGATGCGCAAGCCACATCGGAGGGGATGAGTGCACTGCAAGCCAAAGTCGCCCTCATCCAGAAACACTTTCCGCCGACCGTCGCCAGCCTGTTTGCCATCCCGCGGATGGGCAGCGGCGACGTGCTGGAATGGTGGACCGAACTGGGCGGCCAACCCACGCCTTATGCCGATCTCAACGAGGACGCGCAACGACGTTTGCTGCAAACCTATGAGGTGCGTCAGACGTCCCTCGGACAGCTGGCGGATGAACTGCAAAAACGCGGTCAACCGACGGAAGCGGATGACCTGCGCAGCCTGCTCGGCGCGCCTGAGCTGGACAAACTCTACAGCCTCAACGGTGAGCCTTTGGTGGTGCGCTGGAACCAGCGTCCGCCCAAACCGATCGTGCCGCCGGTGATTCCGGTGGCGCCGGTCGTACCGCCGTCGCGGCGTGGCTGGTGGCTCGCGGCGGCCTTGCTCGCGCTGCTGTTGCTGCTTCTGGCGCTCTGGCTCTGGTGGTTCCTGCACCGTGAGCCGGTTGTCGTGGTTCCGCCTGTAGCGCCTGTAGCGCCGGTGGTTACGCCTGCTGAGAAACCGGTTGAGAAGCCCGTTGAGAAGCCGGTTGAGCCTGTCCCCGAGCCTGTCGTGGAACCGGAACCGAAACCTGTTCCGCCGCCAGAACCCAAGCCAGAACCGGTACCGGTACCGGAACCCAAGCCGGTCCCGCCACCCAAACCGGCACCAGCACCAGCGCCGGCACCCGCACCCGCACCGGAACCCAAGCCGACCCCGCCACCCAAACCGGTTCCACCACCCAAACCGGAAGTGGCGGCCCCGCCACCCGCCCCGACGCTGGACAACTTCGCATGCCGCAAAACAGCGCCGAAGTCAGAGGTCCCGCAGTTCGTGGTGGTGCTCGACACTTCGGGCTCGATGGATTTGAACATCAAGTCAGTGAAAGCCGACGAGGACTGGTTCTACGGCCCTGACATCAACAAGCTCCTGGACCCGAACCGCACCATGCGGCTCACCTCCAAACCCAGCCGCATGGATGTCGCCAAGGAATCGCTGGCCGGCATGATCAACGGGCTGGACCCGAAAATCGACACGCGCCTGATCACCTTCGCTGGCTGCGAAAGAACACCGGACCGGGGTATGTACAAGTTCGGCGACCGCCCGCGGCTGATCAACGGGATTCGAGGCCTGATTCCAGACGACGGCACACCGCTGGCCGACAGCCTGGCCCACGCGGCGAGCACCGTCGATGGGCGCAATAACGATGCGGTTATCGTGATGTTCGTCGACGGCGAAGACGGTTGCGGGCAGGACGTTTGCGCGGTTTCCCGTCGAATCGCCAGGGAACAACCGCGCCTTCGGGTCAACGTGGTGAAAATCGGTGCTGGCGGCCCGTCACGCTGTATCGCTGAAAACACCGGAGGTCGGATTTACAACAGCACCAATGCGGCTGAGCTGGGTAACCTGTTGAAACAGGCGAGCAAGGAAGTCTCCAGCAATGCCAAGTGCAATTAGCTTGTTGCTGAATTGAGGTGACCCAGGTGCTCGACCGCCGGTAACTCCATGGCCCGAACCTCGCCCAGGAGGAAAACGCTGAGGCGGCGCAAACGCTCGCCTCCGGGGCGGGTTTTCGGCCAGACCAGGTAATAATTCTCACCGCTGGCGACCGCCGTCGGCCACGGCAAGCTCAGACGCCCCTGCGCAACGTCCTCAGCCACCATCAACAAATCGCCCATGGACACGCCATAGCCTCGGGCGGCGGCGATCATCCCCAGCTCCAGCGTGTCGAACACCTGGCCGCCCTTGAGTGAAACTTGATCGGTCAGGCCCATGCGCTCCAGCCAACTGCGCCAGTCGCGACGGTCGGGCGTTGGGTGGAGCAGTTCGGTGCTGGCCAGGCGTGCAACATCCCAAGGCTGATCGTTCAGAAGGTTAGGCGCGCCCACCGGAATCAGTTCCTCTGGAAATAACAAAGTAGCCTCCCAGTCCGGCGGGAAATGCCCGTTGCTGAGGATCACGGCGCAATCGAACGGTTCCTGATTGAAGTCCACCGAGTCGATGTCCATCCAGGCGCTGGTCAGCTGTACTTCATTGCCCGGTTGAAGGTGCCGAAAACGGCTGAGCCGCGCCAGCAACCAGCGCATGGTCAAGGTCGACGGGGCTTTCATGCGCAGGATGTCGTCCTCGGCGCGCAAGGTATTGCAGGCGCGCTCCAGGGCGGTGAAACCGTCACGAATGCCCGGCAGGATCAACCGCGCCGATTCGGTCAGCTGCAGATTACGACCACTGCGGTGAAACAGGCGGCAGGCAAAATGCTCCTCGAGGGTACGAATATGCCGACTGACTGCACTTTGGGTAATCGACAACTCTTCCGCGGCCCGGGTAAACGACGTGTAGCGCGCCGCCGCTTCGAATGCGCGCAGGGCATATAAAGGAGGAAGACGACGCGACATCAGGAAAGCTCCTACAGCAATTTTGAATACCCTAGCAGAAACTCTCCAGCATGAGTTTGAATCATGCTACCCATCCTTTTTATCCCTTTGTGCAATCGCCGCAGAGCGCCGAAAATCGACGCTTTCCTGTCCTCTTTGATAAACGAGCGTGATGACCATGCAGCATCCAGCGCGTATTGAACTCTGGGCCATCCTGCGGCTGGCGGGGCCGTTGATCGCCTCGCAGTTGGCGCACATGCTGATGGTCCTCACCGACACCCTGATGATGGCGCGCCTGAGTCCCGAGGCACTGGCCGGTGGTGGACTGGGCGCGGCGACCTATTCGTTCGTGTCGATTTTCTGCATCGGCGTGATCGCTGCGGTCGGTACGCTGGTGGCCATCCGCCAGGGTGCCGGCGATATTCTCGGCGCCACCCGGTTGACCCAGGCCGGGCTGTGGCTGGCATGGTTGATGGCGCTGGGCGCCGGCCTGTTGCTGTGGAACCTCAAGCCGGTACTGCTGCTGTTCGGCCAGACCGAAAGCAACGTCCAGTCGGCCGGTCAGTTCCTGATCTTCCTGCCGTTCGCCCTGCCCGGCTACCTGAGCTTCATGGCCCTGCGTGGCTTTACCAGCGCCATCGGCCGGGCAACGCCGGTTATGGTCATCAGCCTGGGCGGTACCGTCGCCAACTTCCTGCTGAATTACGCGCTGATCACCGGGATGTTCGGCTTACCGAAACTGGGGCTGATGGGTATTGGCCTGGTCACGGCGATTGTCGCCAACCTGATGGCTCTGGCGCTGGCGTGGCACATTCGCCGGCACCCGGCCTACGACGCCTATCCATTGCGCCAGGGCTTGTCGCGGCTCAACCGCAAGTACCTGAAGGAACTGTGGCGCCTGGGCCTGCCGATTGGCGGCACCTACGCCGTGGAGGTCGGGCTGTTTGCCTTCGCCGCGCTGTGCATGGGCACCATGGGCAGCACGCAACTGGGGGCGCACCAGATCGCCCTGCAAATCGTCTCGGTGGCCTTCATGGTGCCCGCTGGGATTTCCTACGCGATCACCATGCGCATCGGTCAGCATTACGGTGCCGGGCAGTTGCTGGACGCACGGCTGGCCGGAAGGGTTGGCCTGGCTTTCGGCGCGGCGGCGATGCTGTGTTTTGCGATGGTCTTCTGGCTGTTGCCGAACCAGCTGGTCGGACTGTTTCTCGATCACAACGACCCGGCCTTTCGCGACGTCATCAACCTGGCCGTGAGCCTGCTGGCAGTGGCGGCGTGGTTCGAGCTGTTCGACGGCACGCAAACCATCGCCATGGGCTGCATTCGCGGGCTCAAGGACGCCAAGACCACCTTCCTGGTGGGCCTGGGCTGTTACTGGCTGATTGGCGCCCCGGCAGCCTGGTGGATGGCGTTTCACTTGGACTGGGGGCCAACGGGCGTCTGGTGGGGCCTGGCGCTGGGGCTGGCCTGCGCAGCTGTGAGCCTGACGCTGGCGTTTGAGTGGAAGATGAAGCGGATGATTCGGCGGGAGCCTGCGACGGCACACAGTTTCGAGGCCGCCTAGCCCTGTAGGAGCGAGCGGGCGGCGTTCCGACTTGCCCGCGAATGGCATTACTCGGTGTTACTGATACACCGTGTAACGGCCTTCGCGGGCAAGCCACGCTCCTACAGGTTTTGCGTTTAGACCACGATTTCCAGCGGCGCCTGCTGATTGCCGTCAAACATCAGGTATTCCACCAGATCCGCCAACGGCAACGGCTTGCTGATCAAATACCCCTGCACCTGATCGCAATTGAACCCGCGCAACAGCTCCAGTTGCTCCGACGTTTCCACACCCTCGGCGACCACTTCCAGGTTGAGGTTGTGCGCCAGGTTGATCATCGCGTGCACCAGTTTGCGATTTTCTTCGCGCTGCTCCATGCCGCCGACAAAGCTCTTGTCGATCTTCAACAACGTGATCGGCAGGCTGTTGAGGTGCACAAAGGATGAAAAGCCGGTACCGAAGTCATCGAGGGAGAAGCGCACACCCAGGCGCCCAAGGGCATCCATGGTCTGCTTGACCAGGTCGCTGCGGCGCATGACCGCGGTTTCGGTCAGTTCGAACTCCAGCCATTGCGCTTCGACACCGCGCTCGCTGATCAACCGGCTCAGGGTCGAGAGCAACTGGCTGTCCTGAAACTGCCGGAACGACAGGTTGATCGCCATGTGCAACGGCGGCAAACCGAGCTCAAGCAACGCCTGCATATCGCGCAAGGCCCGGGAAATGACCCAGTAACCCAGCGGCACGATCAAACCGCTCTGCTCGGCCAGCGGCACGAACTCGCTCGGCGGCAGCAAGCCGCGCTCGGCATGACGCCAGCGCACCAAGGCTTCGAGGCCGACGATCTGCCCGTCTTCAAGGTTCATTCGGGGCTGGTAATGCAGTTCCAGCTCATCGCGACGCAAGGCCCGGCGCAACTCGGTTTCGAGGTCGGCGACGCTGCGGGCATTGCGGTTGATGCGTTCGTTGAAAATGTGAAACGTGCAGCCCTGGGTGCTCTTGGCCTGCTGCATGGCGATATGCGCATGCCACATCAACGGGTCGGCGCCCGCCTGTGCCCGGGCATGGGCAATGCCC
Proteins encoded in this window:
- a CDS encoding putative bifunctional diguanylate cyclase/phosphodiesterase, producing MSTPVEPLRLLLLAEEPAWAALLRECLAPMGSSAVLISAPSWESVSSLFDDSRGAVLLTIPALQPAPGRCCLPTVLLLEHEPLIPPDGVSDWLVRDHLDPGMLRRCLRHVRERGLLENTLQRLAEQDPLTGIANRQGFQTLLTARLAENDGRGLALGHLDLDNFRYANDALGHQAGDRLILQVVARLKGQLEAGDQLARLGSDEFALLIDTRRAPQRAEWMAERITEALAEPYWVDGESLLIGSSLGIAHARAQAGADPLMWHAHIAMQQAKSTQGCTFHIFNERINRNARSVADLETELRRALRRDELELHYQPRMNLEDGQIVGLEALVRWRHAERGLLPPSEFVPLAEQSGLIVPLGYWVISRALRDMQALLELGLPPLHMAINLSFRQFQDSQLLSTLSRLISERGVEAQWLEFELTETAVMRRSDLVKQTMDALGRLGVRFSLDDFGTGFSSFVHLNSLPITLLKIDKSFVGGMEQREENRKLVHAMINLAHNLNLEVVAEGVETSEQLELLRGFNCDQVQGYLISKPLPLADLVEYLMFDGNQQAPLEIVV
- a CDS encoding NorM family multidrug efflux MATE transporter; this translates as MQHPARIELWAILRLAGPLIASQLAHMLMVLTDTLMMARLSPEALAGGGLGAATYSFVSIFCIGVIAAVGTLVAIRQGAGDILGATRLTQAGLWLAWLMALGAGLLLWNLKPVLLLFGQTESNVQSAGQFLIFLPFALPGYLSFMALRGFTSAIGRATPVMVISLGGTVANFLLNYALITGMFGLPKLGLMGIGLVTAIVANLMALALAWHIRRHPAYDAYPLRQGLSRLNRKYLKELWRLGLPIGGTYAVEVGLFAFAALCMGTMGSTQLGAHQIALQIVSVAFMVPAGISYAITMRIGQHYGAGQLLDARLAGRVGLAFGAAAMLCFAMVFWLLPNQLVGLFLDHNDPAFRDVINLAVSLLAVAAWFELFDGTQTIAMGCIRGLKDAKTTFLVGLGCYWLIGAPAAWWMAFHLDWGPTGVWWGLALGLACAAVSLTLAFEWKMKRMIRREPATAHSFEAA